The Candidatus Zixiibacteriota bacterium genome contains the following window.
CTGACAAAAAGGTGCAATTCAAAAAAACATCAGTTCAAAAAGATTTTTAAAAAAAATTGCCCCGAGGGTCTTGACAGTTTTGCGAAACCGGTTATATTTGAAAAGTTCAAGATTTTCTGCTCATTATCCTAAAATCCCCTTTTAGGGTTAAAGAGCAGATGGAGGAAAGAGGAAGCAGTCAACCCGGATTGAGTTAGTCAAAGGCTCCTCTGGCTGTCTCCCCCAGTTTTTTGTCAATACATATTTGCGAGGACCGGATGCCTCTGCACTGCAACAAAGAAAATAAAGCTGGTCTTTTTGAAGTATTCTATAAGATTTTCCTTTTTCTTCTTGTATTGAGTCTTACATTTTTATCTGTTTCACGGGCACAGGTCTCTACTGTCCCGGTGGGCTTAACCTTTAGCACTGCCAATTACACCCAGTGCAACACCCTTTTGATCCAGATCCAGGTAGCAACTGATAAAGCCTTCACAAACATTGTAGATCAGAGTAACTGGACCGCGTGTCAATCGAACACAAATTTCAACTACTCAGCACATCTCCCTCCGCTCCAGGGAAATTTTTACTGGAGAGGAAGGCACCAGAACGCCTGCACAGGGGAGATATCGGCCTGGTCTTCTCCTTTCAGATTTTATCTTTTACTTGACCCGAGCAAACTTGTTCCCGGGGATGTCAATGGCGATGGCTTCCTCACCCTCGTGGATTTAATCGATCTGGTCCAGTATTTTTTCGCAGGAGGACCCCCGCCTACCCCTCCTCAGGTTGGAGACGTTAATTGTGATGGCAAATGCGCCGTGGGCGATCTGATCTATTTGATTAACTACCTGTGGAAGTTCGGGCCTCCTCCCTGCAGACCTTATTATAAAACTTTAAGCCTGGAAAATCCCCAACTTTCAAGTCAGCAACAAGCTAAGTAGCTGGCTAATTACCTCTTTCGTGGATTTAAGTCCGCATACCCTGCTCAAACTGTAGATTGGTGGTTCCTCTGTCCTGATTCTTAAGTCTTCTGACAGAATACTGATTCATTCCTCCAGCCAGAATCCTCTTGTAACAATCCTCCAAAATTGTAAAAAACTAAAAAAACTCTTGATAATTTAGGTTTTTATGCTTATAAAGTGAATGGACACACTTCAAGAGACTATAAATAGAGAGAAAAATGACGGAAGGGTTGAGAGAGGAAAATCAAAGGCTCAAGCGAGCTGTTGAGGAGTTATCTATTCTCAACGAGATAGGTCTGGCAATCAGCTCGACCCTGGGCGTGGAAAAGATAACTGAGCTGATCGTGAAGAAGTGCACCAAACACATCCGGGCAGAACAGGGTGCCATCTGGCTTCTGAGCGAGGAGGACAAGATCACCCCGTTGAAAACCTTTGTCAGAATAATGAATTCCACCTTCAGCGGTGTCCCTTATCATTTCGGGATGAGCCTTACCGGCTGGATGCTCAAAAACCAGGAGCCGCTTCTGATCAACGAGCTGGCAAAAGACGAAAGATTTAAGGGAATTGAAAAGGAGTCAGAAAAAATCAGATCCCTTTTAGCGGTTCCATTAAAACTGAAAAACAAGATGATAGGGGTTCTGTGTCTTTTTAATAAAAAGGAAGGCTCTGACTTTACTCCGGACGATCAGAGACTTTTATCCATTATTGCCAGTCAGTCAGCCCAGACCATAGAGAATGCCAGGCTTTACGAAGAAGAGCGAAAGCTTCTGGTTTTAGAGGAGGATCTGAGAGTTGCCCGCCACATTCAGCAATCTCTGCTGCCCAAAATTGACCCGGTAGTTGAAGGAATGGAAATTACAGGTTTTTCCATGCCGGCAAAACAGGTCGGAGGCGACTACTATGATTTCATTCAAATCGATGATAACCATCTTGGCCTGGCTATAGCTGATGTTTCTGGCAAAGGAACTCCTGCGGCTTTGTTAATGGCAAATCTGCAAGCCTGCTTAAGAGGGCAGGCTGTGATAAACCGCAGTGTAAAGGATACCGTGGCTAACGCAAATTTTATGCTTTCCAGATTTATGGACACTGGTAAATTTATTACTCTTTTTTATGGCATCTTAGACATCAAAGACAAAACTTTCACTTACACCAACGCCGGGCATAACTTTCCCTTCCTTTTACACCCCAGCGGAGACTTAAGAACGCTGGAGAAAGGGGGACTGATTCTGGGGATTTCCGATAGGTCAAAATATGAAGAGGAAACCGTTCAGTTGACGACGGGCGATTTACTGCTATTGTATACAGATGGAATAACAGAGGCAACTAACGAGAAAGAAGAGATGTACGAAGAAGAAAGGCTATTAAAACTTCTTAGAGAATATCAAACCATCCCGGCTCAAAACCTTTCTCAGAGAATTGTCGATTCAGTCGTTGCCTTCCAGGGCACTCATCCCCAGGAGGATGATATCACCCTGGTTTTATTGAAAACCTGAAATCTCTGAGTATTGTGTTCGTCTTCTCTTTTTAGATTGGTTTCTTAATTTAACTTCTCAGACTGCAATTGCTTGATTGGTTCCTATAGTCATACTAACTAAACAGGTCTAAAATCTCCAGTTAACCAGTCGTGTATAACGATTATGCTTGACTTTTTTCATTTTTAAGTTATAAATATAATGATTTCTTGCTTGAGAAATATGAATTTTTGGAAACTCATTCATGCTCACCTTGAGGGGTGGTGGCATAATAAATTAAATTTAGCTTTTAAAATGGAGGCGAAAATGACCAAAAAGCTAATCATTTTAGTGATTTTGCTTTTGATAAGTATTTCTGCTTTTGCCCAGGAAATTGATACTGCCTGGGTGAGGCGATATAATGGTCCTGCGGACACCACTGAGGATGTCGCTCAAGCAATAGCAGTAGATGCTTCTGGCAATGTATATGTGACTGGTTATAGCTGGGGAAATGGAAGTAATTATGATTATGCCACAATCAAATACTCTGCTGCTGGGGATACTGTCTGGGTGAGAAGATACAATGGACCGCAAAATAACTGGGATCAGGCTCACGCCTTAGCCTTAGATGATTCTGGCAATATATATGTTACCGGCGAAAGCCGTGGCTTGATTTCAAGTCCAGATTATGCCACCATAAAGTATTATCCCAATGGAGATACTGCCTGGTTAAGAAGGTACAACGGCATAGGAAACG
Protein-coding sequences here:
- a CDS encoding dockerin type I repeat-containing protein → MPLHCNKENKAGLFEVFYKIFLFLLVLSLTFLSVSRAQVSTVPVGLTFSTANYTQCNTLLIQIQVATDKAFTNIVDQSNWTACQSNTNFNYSAHLPPLQGNFYWRGRHQNACTGEISAWSSPFRFYLLLDPSKLVPGDVNGDGFLTLVDLIDLVQYFFAGGPPPTPPQVGDVNCDGKCAVGDLIYLINYLWKFGPPPCRPYYKTLSLENPQLSSQQQAK
- a CDS encoding SpoIIE family protein phosphatase — encoded protein: MTEGLREENQRLKRAVEELSILNEIGLAISSTLGVEKITELIVKKCTKHIRAEQGAIWLLSEEDKITPLKTFVRIMNSTFSGVPYHFGMSLTGWMLKNQEPLLINELAKDERFKGIEKESEKIRSLLAVPLKLKNKMIGVLCLFNKKEGSDFTPDDQRLLSIIASQSAQTIENARLYEEERKLLVLEEDLRVARHIQQSLLPKIDPVVEGMEITGFSMPAKQVGGDYYDFIQIDDNHLGLAIADVSGKGTPAALLMANLQACLRGQAVINRSVKDTVANANFMLSRFMDTGKFITLFYGILDIKDKTFTYTNAGHNFPFLLHPSGDLRTLEKGGLILGISDRSKYEEETVQLTTGDLLLLYTDGITEATNEKEEMYEEERLLKLLREYQTIPAQNLSQRIVDSVVAFQGTHPQEDDITLVLLKT